A window of Salmo trutta chromosome 5, fSalTru1.1, whole genome shotgun sequence contains these coding sequences:
- the inaa gene encoding internexin neuronal intermediate filament protein, alpha a translates to MNYGSDHYTSSSYRKIFGDAPRFSPSTSRMSSPSASSRSSVSSTSYRSAVSLPRSSASSLGYYRRTGQSSSFSTVPGDSLELTQSSALGNELKVTRTNEKEQLQGLNDRFAMFIEKVRTLEQQNKVLETELVTLRQRQHEPSRIADLYQQEMRELRAQVEEIGSEKAHILIDRDNLEEDLHKLRAKYEEEIRAREEAEQTLRSFKKDVDDATMARLDLERKVEGLLDEISFLRKVHDEEVAELSGMVQAAHVSVEVELAKPDLTSALKEIRNQYETLASKNLHSAEEWYKSKFANLNEQATRSNEAMRASREEINEFRRQLQSKTIELETLRGMNESLERQIRETEDGHNLEIASLQDTIGHLDNDLRNIKNDMAQHLREYQDLLNVKMALDIEIAAYRKLLEGEETHFSTGILFGASNHGTSHFGYQPRASSYARSTNKEKEAAQKDGFKEITEEKVEKSDEADINSNN, encoded by the exons ATGAACTACGGATCTGACCACTATACCTCGTCGTCCTACCGAAAGATTTTCGGGGACGCTCCTCGTTTCTCACCCTCAACCTCTCGTATGAGCAGTCCCTCCGCCTCCTCCCGCAGTTCTGTGTCCTCCACCAGTTACAGGTCTGCGGTGTCTCTCCCCCGCAGCAGTGCGTCATCGCTGGGCTACTACAGAAGGACCGGTCAGTCTTCTTCCTTTTCGACGGTTCCAGGTGACAGCCTCGAATTGACTCAGTCCTCCGCCCTCGGTAATGAGTTGAAAGTCACCCGAACCAATGAGAAAGAACAACTGCAGGGTCTCAATGACCGCTTCGCCATGTTCATCGAGAAAGTGCGTACCCTGGAGCAGCAGAACAAAGTCTTGGAGACGGAGCTGGTGACTTTGCGCCAGAGGCAGCACGAGCCATCCCGCATCGCGGACCTATACCAGCAGGAGATGCGCGAGCTTCGCGCGCAAGTGGAGGAGATCGGCAGCGAGAAAGCCCACATTCTCATCGATAGGGACAACTTAGAAGAAGACCTGCACAAGCTTAGGGCCAAATATGAGGAGGAGATAAGGGCGCGCGAGGAGGCTGAGCAGACCCTGCGGTCGTTCAAAAAGGACGTGGATGACGCCACCATGGCGCGGCTGGATCTAGAGCGCAAAGTGGAGGGCCTCCTGGATGAGATATCCTTCCTGAGGAAGGTCCACGACGAGGAGGTGGCCGAACTGAGCGGTATGGTCCAGGCAGCTCATGTGTCAGTCGAGGTAGAGCTGGCCAAACCCGACCTCACCTCGGCTCTGAAAGAGATCCGCAATCAGTACGAGACTCTGGCTTCTAAGAACCTGCACTCCGCGGAAGAGTGGTATAAATCCAAGTTTGCCAATCTCAACGAGCAGGCCACCAGGAGCAATGAGGCAATGCGGGCCAGCAGGGAGGAGATCAACGAATTCAGGAGACAACTGCAGTCCAAGACAATTGAGTTGGAGACCCTACGTGGCATGAACGAGTCTTTGGAACGGCAGATTCGAGAGACAGAAGATGGACACAATCTTGAAATCGCAAGTTTGCAG GATACCATTGGGCACCTGGACAATGATTTGCGGAACATCAAGAATGACATGGCTCAGCATCTTCGAGAGTACCAGGATCTGCTCAATGTCAAAATGGCTCTGGACATTGAAATAGCTGCCTACAG AAAACTGCTGGAGGGAGAGGAAACTCACTTTAGCACAGGAATATTATTCGGCGCCTCAAACCATGGCACCAGTCACTTTGGATACCAGCCACGTGCCTCAAGCTATGCACGGAGTACCA